In Xenopus tropicalis strain Nigerian chromosome 5, UCB_Xtro_10.0, whole genome shotgun sequence, one genomic interval encodes:
- the LOC116410867 gene encoding adhesive plaque matrix protein-like has protein sequence MKYLFPLLVPDWAALGHILGSWRWWKALGIEGSQLGNYRTEGYTALHVACRTELACAKALLQGPKWAPQNLQAAELESPYYRPRSPSPHTRGRSSPALVPSPHTQPRTGPLYPALIPRPLCNPACVPALNTSPRTSPCYLSPRIPGLCYPALIPSACVRQPSVTGPCTQPSYPPSYRPSLPSLIPAYSHPALVTPALVSPRLIPSPSIPGPGVTGPFIPSPLRQPAYRPRYPALIILGPSDPALRYPALDDRPSIPGPALGCTWPHTGQLEVVEGSGYRRESTWELQDRRIRPSYPALVPGPYTQPLYPALYPAFIPALIPGRTSPLYPALVPSPHYPALYQPLYPGPHTRPLLPALLPGPRTQPLHTWPSYQPHTWPCVPALHTPGPRTSPLPGPTYPALLIPGPRTQPLYRPSYPALYNLALIPGTFRTHPQSRPLYPALIPGPRTQPYTLALINPALVPTPIYPAPLYSRPYVTQPLYPAYTRPSVPSRLIPGPSYPALYTRPITRRPWYPALITGLVHPALIPAAVHPRPLYPALIPSLVPGPCTQPSYPGPCVTRPVYQPLIPALVPALVTSALASRACATRPLYPAPAYASPPSPALVPSPHTRPRTGPHYPASSQPTLTQPSLLPPSFHRALYPAPPYPALVLPALSYPALYASPRTGLGTQPSLSSDPPTRPFDTQPSMTGPQYPALRTGPRTLIVLRFSSLTLTLRQRLVLPKDFLPLIGLPESRHDWKTPYIGREMDGLLLHPSSLLRSARR, from the exons ATGAAGTATTTATTTCCACTGCTGGTACCGG ACTGGGCTGCACTTGGCCACATACTGGGCAGCTGGAGGTGGTGGAAGGCTCTGGGTATCGAAGGGAGTCAACTTGGGAACTACAGGACCGAAGGGTACACCGCCCTCCATGTGGCTTGTAGAACAGAACTGGCTTGTGCTAAAGCCCTACTGCAGGGCCCAAAATGGGCGCCTCAGAACCTCCAAGCTGCAGAATTGGAAAG CCCTTATTACCGGCCTCGTTCACCCAGCCCTCATACCCGCGGCCGTTCATCCCCGGCCCTTGTACCCAGCCCTCATACCCAGCCTCGTACCGGGCCCTTGTACCCAGCCCTCATACCCCGGCCCCTGTGTAACCCGGCCTGTGTACCAGCCCTTAATACCAGCCCTCGTACCAGCCCTTGTTACCTCAGCCCTCGCATCCCGGGCCTGTGCTACCCGGCCCTTATACCCAGCGCCTGCGTACGCCAGCCCTCCGTCACCGGCCCTTGTACCCAGCCCTCATACCCGCCCTCGTACCGGCCCTCATTACCCAGCCTCATCCCAGCCTACTCTCACCCAGCCCTCGTTACTCCCGCCCTCGTTTCACCGCGCCTTATACCCAGCCCCTCCATACCCGGCCCTGGTGTTACCGGCCCTTTCATACCCAGCCCTCTACGCCAGCCCGCGTACCGGCCTCGGTACCCAGCCCTCATTATCCTCGGACCCTCCGACCCGGCCCTTCGATACCCAGCCCTCGATGACCGGCCCTCAATACCCGGCCCTGC ACTGGGCTGCACTTGGCCACATACTGGGCAGCTGGAGGTGGTGGAAGGCTCTGGGTATCGAAGGGAGTCAACTTGGGAACTACAGGACCGAAGG ATCCGGCCCTCGTACCCGGCCCTTGTACCCGGCCCTTATACCCAGCCCTTGTACCCGGCCTTGTACCCGGCCTTCATACCAGCCCTAATACCCGGCCGTACCAGCCCTCTGTACCCGGCCCTCGTACCCAGCCCTCATTACCCGGCCTTGTACCAGCCCTTGTACCCAGGCCCTCATACCCGGCCCTTGTTACCAGCCTTGTTACCCGGCCCTCGTACCCAGCCCCTTCATACCTGGCCCTCGTACCAGCCCCATACCTGGCCCTGCGTACCAGCCCTTCATACCCCGGGCCCTCGTACCAGCCCTTTACCCGGCCCTACGTACCCAGCCCTGCTGATACCGGGCCCTCGTACCCAGCCCTTATACCGGCCCTCGTACCCAGCCCTATATAACCTGGCCCTCATACCCGGCACCTTTCGTACCCACCCTCAATCCCGGCCCTTGTACCCAGCCCTTATACCCGGCCCTCGTACCCAGCCTTATACCTTGGCCCTCATAAACCCGGCCCTTGTACCCACGCCTATATACCCAGCCCCTCTATACTCCCGGCCCTATGTTACCCAGCCCTTATACCCAGCCTATACCCGGCCCTCAGTACCCAGCCGCCTTATACCTGGCCCCTCGTACCCAGCCCTTTATACCCGCCCTATAACCCGGCGCCCTTGGTACCCAGCCCTTATTACCGGCCTCGTTCACCCAGCCCTCATACCCGCGGCCGTTCATCCCCGGCCCTTGTACCCAGCCCTCATACCCAGCCTCGTACCGGGCCCTTGTACCCAGCCCTCATACCCCGGCCCCTGTGTAACCCGGCCTGTGTACCAGCCCTTAATACCAGCCCTCGTACCAGCCCTTGTTACCTCAGCCCTCGCATCCCGGGCCTGTGCTACCCGGCCCTTATACCCAGCGCCTGCGTACGCCAGCCCTCCGTCACCGGCCCTTGTACCCAGCCCTCATACCCGCCCTCGTACCGGCCCTCATTACCCAGCCTCATCCCAGCCTACTCTCACCCAGCCCTCGTTACTCCCGCCCTCGTTTCACCGCGCCTTATACCCAGCCCCTCCATACCCGGCCCTGGTGTTACCGGCCCTTTCATACCCAGCCCTCTACGCCAGCCCGCGTACCGGCCTCGGTACCCAGCCCTCATTATCCTCGGACCCTCCGACCCGGCCCTTCGATACCCAGCCCTCGATGACCGGCCCTCAATACCCGGCCCTGCGTACCGGCCCTCGTACTCTTATTGTTCTGCGGTTTTCCTCTCTGACATTAACACTGCGCCAGCGACTTGTTCTGCCCAAAGATTTCCTG CCACTTATCGGCCTGCCAGAGAGCCGCCACGACTGGAAGACCCCGTACATCGGGCGTGAGATGGACGGGCTGTTGCTTCACCCATCTAGCTTGTTGCGTAGCGCCAGACGCTGA
- the slc35b2 gene encoding adenosine 3'-phospho 5'-phosphosulfate transporter 1 precursor (The RefSeq protein has 1 substitution compared to this genomic sequence) → MGRPDRTGCRCLLLLSLVSIWGVSADEPPPELPPQDSWGDLWLVRFILNVGGYGTILLPGFLLIRYFKRSNYLETGRGLCYPVVKSCVFGHEPKSLAPEETAAAPRVEGDPSTAQQALKLLFCAAGLQVSYLTWGVLQERVMTRTYGSEEGSPGERFRDSQFLVFMNRILALTVAGVYCSISKQPRHGAPMYKYSFASLSNILSSWCQYEALKFISFPTQVLAKASKVIPVMLMGKLVSHKTYEYWEYLTAVLISVGVSMFLLSNGGGNRPSGVTTFSGVVILSGYIVFDSFTSNWQDSLFKYKMSSVQMMFGVNLFSCLFTVGSLLEQGALLEAVHFMSRHPDFAFHAALLSVCSAFGQLFIFYTINKFGAAIFTIIMTLRQALAILLSCLLYGHPVTAVGGVGVAVVFLALFLRVYARGRMRKKGRKAADTPVVQKV, encoded by the exons ATGGGGCGCCCCGACCGGACCGGCTGCAG gTGCCTTCTGCTGCTCTCTCTGGTCTCTATCTGGGGGGTAAGTGCTGATGAGCCTCCCCCTGAACTGCCCCCTCAGGATTCTTGGGGAGATCTGTGGCTCGTGCGTTTTATCCTGAATGTTGGGGGTTATGGGACCATCCTCCTGCCGGGTTTCCTGCTCATCCGCTACTTCAAGCGCAGCAACTACTTAGAGACCG GTAGAGGCCTCTGTTACCCTGTGGTGAAATCTTGTGTTTTTGGCCATGAGCCCAAGTCTTTGGCCCCGGAGGAAACCGCTGCAGCCCCCCGGGTTGAGGGGGACCCTTCCACTGCTCAGCAGGCCCTGAAGCTTCTCTTCTGCGCAGCCGGACTCCAG GTCTCGTATCTGACGTGGGGAGTCCTACAGGAACGCGTAATGACCCGCACGTACGGCTCGGAGGAAGGAAGCCCCGGGGAGCGTTTCCGCGACTCCCAGTTTCTGGTCTTTATGAACCGCATCCTGGCGCTGACGGTGGCCGGCGTATACTGCAGCATTAGCAAGCAGCCGCGTCACGGGGCCCCCATGTATAAATACTCCTTCGCCTCCCTCTCCAACATCCTGAGCAGTTGGTGCCAGTACGAGGCCCTCAAGTTCATCAGTTTCCCCACCCAGGTCCTGGCCAAGGCCTCCAAGGTCATCCCAGTCATGCTGATGGGCAAACTGGTGTCGCACAAGACCTACGAGTACTGGGAGTACCTGACGGCTGTGCTCATCTCCGTGGGGGTCAGCATGTTTCTTCTGTCCAACGGGGGGGGCAACCGGCCTTCGGGGGTCACCACCTTCTCCGGGGTGGTCATCCTGTCCGGCTACATCGTCTTCGACAGCTTCACGTCCAACTGGCAGGACTCGCTCTTCAAGTACAAGATGTCCTCCGTGCAGATGATGTTTGGGGTCAACCTGTTCTCCTGCCTCTTCACGGTGGGCTCACTCCTGGAGCAGGGGGCCCTCCTGGAGGCCGTTCACTTTATGAGCCGGCACCCCGACTTCGCCTTCCACGCCGCTCTCCTCTCCATCTGCTCGGCCTTCGGGCAGCTCTTCATCTTCTACACCATCAACAAGTTCGGAGCCGCCATCTTCACCATCATCATGACTTTGCGCCAGGCGTTGGCCATCTTGCTCTCGTGCTTGCTGTACGGGCACCCCGTCACCGCAGTGGGAGGAGTCGGGGTGGCGGTTGTCTTCCTCGCCCTCTTCCTGCGGGTCTATGCCAGGGGGAGGATGAGGAAGAagggcaggaaggctgcagaTACCCCAGTGGTGCAGAAGGTGTGA